One Sphingomonas sabuli genomic region harbors:
- a CDS encoding succinate dehydrogenase assembly factor 2: MTPSCSYLAAMQQDTELKRLRWRAHHRGTYEADLLVGGFFDMHHGAWDSADRALFGALLEEQDADILTWANGTAEAPERYHGPMLVALQKLDYIPIRR; this comes from the coding sequence ATGACGCCGTCCTGCTCCTATCTGGCGGCCATGCAGCAGGATACGGAATTGAAGCGCCTTCGGTGGCGGGCGCATCATCGTGGAACGTACGAGGCGGACCTGCTGGTCGGCGGCTTTTTCGACATGCACCACGGAGCCTGGGACAGTGCGGATCGCGCGCTGTTCGGCGCGCTGCTGGAAGAACAGGACGCCGACATCCTGACCTGGGCCAACGGAACCGCCGAGGCTCCGGAACGCTACCACGGTCCCATGCTCGTGGCGCTCCAGAAGCTCGATTACATCCCGATCCGCCGATGA
- a CDS encoding NAD kinase, producing MSPDDLSAQPSIDLAGKKIGLLSSHTEPAKAAEALLRRRYGWVEESEADVLVALGGDGFMLQTLHQMLEDGVSRPVFGMNRGTVGFLMNDWLVEDLEERIAGAKAIRVAPLEMTARTLGGDSFTHAAINEVSLLRETRQTAKIEVSVNGRSAMPELACDGVLVATPAGSTAYNLSAGGPILPLQAKMLALTPISPFRPRRWSGAILPDDTAISFAVHEAENRPVSAVADQFEVRDVVQVDVRLDRDRSLTLLFDPEHALDERIAMEQFAT from the coding sequence TTGAGCCCCGACGACCTTTCCGCCCAGCCGAGCATCGACCTCGCCGGCAAGAAGATCGGCCTGCTGTCCTCGCACACCGAGCCGGCCAAGGCGGCCGAAGCCCTGCTCCGCCGCCGGTATGGCTGGGTAGAGGAGAGCGAGGCCGACGTGCTGGTCGCTTTGGGCGGTGACGGGTTCATGCTGCAGACGCTGCACCAGATGCTGGAAGACGGCGTATCGCGGCCCGTGTTCGGGATGAACCGCGGCACGGTCGGCTTCCTGATGAACGATTGGCTGGTGGAAGACCTGGAAGAGCGCATCGCCGGGGCCAAGGCGATCCGCGTCGCCCCGCTTGAGATGACCGCGCGAACGCTTGGCGGCGACAGCTTCACGCACGCCGCGATCAACGAAGTCTCCCTGCTCCGCGAAACGCGCCAGACGGCCAAGATCGAAGTGTCGGTCAACGGCCGCTCGGCGATGCCGGAACTGGCCTGCGACGGCGTACTCGTGGCGACGCCCGCGGGCTCCACGGCCTACAACCTGTCCGCCGGCGGCCCGATCCTGCCGCTGCAGGCGAAGATGCTCGCGCTGACCCCGATCAGCCCCTTTCGGCCGCGCCGCTGGTCGGGCGCGATCCTGCCCGACGACACGGCCATCTCCTTCGCGGTGCACGAAGCGGAAAACCGCCCCGTTTCCGCCGTCGCCGACCAGTTCGAAGTGCGCGACGTGGTGCAGGTCGACGTCCGGCTGGACCGGGATCGTTCGCTGACCCTGCTCTTCGACCCCGAACATGCGCTCGACGAGCGCATCGCGATGGAGCAGTTCGCCACTTGA
- the mfd gene encoding transcription-repair coupling factor, with protein sequence MKDPLQTILTAKSPLTLAGVPTGFLPWLAADVARAAHGRGKPGRAVLIAADESAMRALADTVPVFAPEVQVLTLPAWDCLPYDRASPALRVMAERLSTLHALQEKVDKPQLVITTANGATQRALTPFRIRQLTRRIADGERIDRDALIAQLSALGYQRTDTVAEHGEFAVRGSLIDLFPSGETSGLRLDFFGDEIESLRRFDPADQRSTGKAKAFTLMPASEALLDPDTIKRFRERYREQFGATATGDPLYQAISEGRRMAGMEHWLPLFEEKLATLFDHLDADDVVVREAGSNAALEERWAGVEDYYENRTRAIQSQPGSYRPLAPAALYVTPEEWVETVDAQPVHRTSPFPEPESAATIDFAVESARDFAPERARNDNVYEAVVAHVATLKKAGKKVILASYTKGARERLSGLLEDHGLKSFEAVDSWPEALGAKSTALMVLPLDHGFTTPDIAVLTEQDMLGDRLVRRRKRRKNADAFLAEIASLSPGDFVVHAEHGIGKYAGLTQIPVSKTPHDCVAIEYAGGDRLYLPVENIELLSRYGSESDGVSLDRLGGEAWQRRRSRMKERIREIAGELIKVAAMRATRSAPVAEPDSAFPQFVDRFPYEETEDQDRAIEEVLGDLEAGKPMDRLVCGDVGFGKTEVALRAAFVMAMSGLQVALICPTTLLARQHYSNFVDRFHGYPLEIGRLSRLVPAAEAKKTKEGLENGTVDIVIGTHALLAKGLKFKKLGLVIVDEEQHFGVAHKERLKALKADVHVLTLTATPIPRTLQMAMSGLRELSVIQTPPVDRLAVRTYVTPWDPVVIREALLREHHRGGQSFFVAPRVADLPDLEAWLRAEVPEVKTVTAHGQMSPTEVEERMSAFYDRKYDVLLSTTIVESGLDIPSANTLIVHRADRFGLAQLYQLRGRVGRSKTRAYAYLTTPVNRTMTDTAAKRLQVLADLDSLGAGFQLASHDLDIRGAGNLLGDEQSGHIKEVGFELYQSMLEEAIVEVKAGGIARQEEFSPQISVDAPILIPETYVPDLDLRMGLYRRLGDLEDKAAIEEFAAELIDRFGDLPEETANLLKVVETKLNCKKAMIAKLDTGPRGAVVTFASSGFPDLQGLLAYIDRLKGSAKLRPDSKLAIARDWRTPEDRLNGALQVSLGLSRVAAAGQRTLEPA encoded by the coding sequence ATGAAAGACCCGCTCCAGACCATCCTGACGGCGAAGTCGCCGCTGACGCTGGCCGGCGTTCCCACCGGTTTCCTGCCGTGGCTGGCGGCCGATGTTGCGCGAGCCGCGCATGGCCGCGGCAAGCCGGGCCGAGCCGTCCTGATCGCTGCCGATGAATCGGCCATGCGCGCACTGGCCGACACCGTGCCGGTGTTCGCGCCGGAAGTGCAGGTGCTGACCCTGCCCGCGTGGGACTGCCTGCCTTATGACCGCGCCTCCCCGGCCCTGCGCGTGATGGCCGAGCGGTTGTCCACGCTGCACGCGCTGCAGGAAAAGGTCGACAAGCCGCAGCTGGTCATCACCACCGCCAACGGCGCCACCCAGCGCGCTTTGACCCCGTTCCGCATCCGCCAGCTGACCCGCCGAATTGCCGACGGCGAGCGCATCGACCGGGACGCATTGATCGCCCAGCTGAGCGCGCTTGGCTACCAGCGGACGGACACCGTCGCCGAGCATGGCGAATTCGCGGTGCGCGGGTCGCTTATCGACCTGTTCCCATCGGGCGAAACCAGCGGGCTTCGGCTCGACTTCTTCGGCGACGAGATCGAAAGTTTGCGCCGCTTCGACCCTGCTGACCAGCGCAGCACCGGCAAGGCGAAGGCGTTCACGCTGATGCCGGCGTCCGAAGCCCTGCTCGACCCCGACACGATCAAGCGCTTCCGCGAACGCTATCGCGAACAGTTCGGCGCGACCGCGACCGGGGACCCCCTGTACCAGGCGATTTCCGAGGGCCGGCGGATGGCCGGGATGGAACATTGGTTGCCGCTGTTCGAAGAAAAGCTGGCGACCCTATTCGACCATCTGGACGCGGATGACGTCGTCGTCCGCGAAGCCGGGTCCAACGCCGCGCTCGAGGAGCGATGGGCCGGCGTCGAAGATTATTACGAAAACCGGACGCGGGCGATCCAGTCGCAGCCCGGCAGCTATCGCCCGCTGGCACCCGCTGCGCTCTATGTCACGCCGGAAGAATGGGTGGAGACGGTCGATGCGCAGCCGGTTCATCGCACGTCGCCGTTCCCCGAACCCGAAAGCGCGGCGACGATCGATTTTGCCGTCGAAAGCGCGCGCGACTTCGCGCCGGAACGAGCGCGCAACGACAATGTCTATGAAGCGGTGGTCGCCCATGTCGCGACGCTGAAGAAGGCCGGCAAGAAGGTCATCCTTGCCAGCTACACCAAGGGCGCTCGCGAGCGCCTGTCGGGCCTGCTCGAAGACCATGGGTTGAAATCCTTCGAGGCGGTCGACAGCTGGCCCGAGGCGTTGGGCGCAAAGTCCACCGCGCTGATGGTCCTGCCGCTTGATCACGGCTTCACCACGCCCGACATCGCGGTGCTGACCGAACAGGACATGCTTGGCGACCGGCTCGTGCGCCGCCGCAAGCGCCGCAAGAATGCCGATGCCTTCCTGGCGGAAATCGCATCGCTGTCGCCCGGCGATTTCGTGGTCCACGCGGAACATGGCATCGGCAAATATGCGGGGCTGACCCAGATTCCGGTCAGCAAGACCCCGCACGATTGCGTCGCGATCGAATATGCGGGCGGCGACCGGCTTTACCTGCCGGTCGAGAATATCGAGCTGTTGAGCCGCTACGGTAGCGAGAGCGACGGGGTCAGCCTGGATCGCCTTGGCGGCGAAGCCTGGCAACGCCGCCGGTCGCGGATGAAAGAACGGATCCGCGAGATCGCGGGCGAGCTGATCAAGGTCGCGGCGATGCGCGCCACCCGCTCCGCGCCGGTGGCCGAGCCCGATTCCGCCTTCCCGCAATTCGTCGACCGTTTCCCGTATGAGGAAACCGAGGATCAGGACCGCGCGATCGAGGAAGTGCTCGGCGACCTCGAAGCCGGCAAGCCGATGGACCGGCTGGTGTGCGGCGATGTCGGCTTCGGCAAGACCGAGGTCGCCTTGCGCGCCGCCTTCGTCATGGCGATGTCGGGCCTGCAGGTGGCGCTGATCTGTCCCACCACCCTGCTCGCCCGGCAGCATTATTCGAACTTCGTCGACCGCTTTCATGGCTATCCGCTGGAAATCGGCCGCCTGTCGCGACTGGTCCCCGCCGCCGAGGCGAAAAAAACCAAGGAAGGCCTGGAAAACGGCACCGTCGACATCGTCATCGGCACCCACGCGCTGCTGGCCAAGGGACTGAAGTTCAAGAAGCTCGGCCTTGTCATCGTCGACGAGGAGCAGCATTTCGGAGTCGCTCACAAGGAGCGGCTGAAGGCGCTCAAGGCCGACGTTCACGTGCTGACGCTGACCGCGACGCCGATCCCGCGCACGCTGCAGATGGCGATGAGCGGGCTGCGCGAACTGTCGGTGATCCAGACGCCGCCGGTCGACCGCCTGGCCGTGCGTACCTACGTCACGCCTTGGGACCCCGTCGTCATCCGCGAAGCCCTGCTGCGGGAACATCACCGCGGCGGCCAAAGCTTCTTCGTCGCGCCGCGTGTTGCCGATCTGCCCGACCTCGAAGCCTGGCTTCGCGCGGAGGTCCCCGAGGTGAAAACCGTCACCGCCCACGGCCAGATGAGCCCGACCGAGGTCGAGGAGCGGATGAGCGCCTTTTACGACCGCAAGTACGACGTGCTCCTGTCGACCACGATCGTGGAGAGCGGCCTCGACATTCCCAGCGCCAACACGCTGATCGTCCACCGCGCCGACCGCTTCGGCCTGGCCCAGCTGTATCAGCTGCGCGGCCGAGTCGGCCGGTCGAAGACGCGCGCTTATGCGTATCTGACGACGCCGGTGAACCGGACGATGACCGACACGGCGGCAAAGCGGTTGCAGGTGTTGGCCGACCTCGACAGTCTTGGCGCGGGCTTCCAGCTTGCCAGCCACGACCTCGACATCCGCGGCGCCGGCAATTTGCTCGGCGACGAACAGTCGGGGCACATCAAGGAAGTCGGGTTCGAACTTTATCAGTCGATGCTGGAAGAGGCGATCGTCGAGGTGAAAGCCGGGGGAATCGCGCGACAGGAGGAATTCTCCCCCCAGATCAGCGTCGACGCGCCGATCCTGATCCCCGAAACCTACGTCCCCGACCTCGACCTGCGCATGGGTCTGTACCGCCGGCTCGGCGATCTGGAGGACAAGGCCGCCATCGAGGAATTCGCGGCGGAGCTTATCGACCGCTTCGGCGATCTGCCGGAGGAGACGGCAAACCTGCTCAAGGTCGTCGAGACCAAGCTCAACTGCAAGAAGGCGATGATCGCCAAGCTCGACACGGGCCCGCGCGGCGCAGTGGTGACCTTCGCTTCGTCGGGCTTCCCCGACCTGCAGGGGCTGCTGGCCTATATCGACCGGCTCAAGGGTTCGGCCAAGCTTCGTCCGGACAGCAAGCTGGCCATTGCCCGCGACTGGCGCACGCCGGAGGACCGGCTCAACGGCGCGCTGCAGGTGTCGCTGGGACTGTCGCGGGTGGCGGCTGCCGGGCAGCGGACGCTGGAACCGGCATGA
- a CDS encoding DOMON-like domain-containing protein, giving the protein MQLILLPHPATPSASPLKLWATVEHVAKLGAMATTNIWFGIEAPVARFAMPQSGDPGRRDELWRTTCFEAFLQEDGEEAYREWNFAPSGDWAAYDFAAYRDGMTQADVAEPYVRMEDNFTWWTLGATLACAADVRWRLGLSAVIGEADGTKSYWALVHPDPEKPDFHRADCFTAKLA; this is encoded by the coding sequence GTGCAGCTGATCCTCTTGCCCCATCCGGCGACGCCGTCGGCCAGCCCGCTCAAGCTGTGGGCGACCGTCGAACATGTGGCGAAGCTCGGCGCCATGGCAACCACCAACATCTGGTTCGGCATCGAAGCGCCGGTCGCGCGCTTTGCCATGCCGCAATCCGGCGATCCGGGCCGCCGGGACGAGCTGTGGCGCACCACCTGCTTCGAGGCTTTCCTTCAGGAGGACGGTGAGGAGGCCTATCGCGAGTGGAATTTCGCGCCCTCGGGCGACTGGGCGGCGTACGATTTCGCCGCTTACCGCGACGGCATGACCCAGGCCGATGTGGCTGAGCCTTACGTGCGGATGGAGGATAATTTTACCTGGTGGACGCTGGGCGCGACCCTTGCGTGCGCGGCGGACGTGCGATGGCGGCTGGGCCTTTCGGCGGTGATCGGGGAAGCGGACGGCACCAAATCCTATTGGGCACTGGTCCATCCCGACCCGGAAAAGCCCGATTTCCACCGCGCCGATTGCTTCACGGCAAAGCTCGCCTAG
- the tyrS gene encoding tyrosine--tRNA ligase — MTEYSSDLLRLLDDRGYVHQMTDAAGLDALASKGVVSGYIGFDATAPSLHVGSLVQIMLLRRLQQAGHRPIVLMGGGTTKVGDPTGKDEARKLLTDEDIATNIAGIRKVFERFLTFGDGPTDAIMVNNDDWLSKLEYIPFLRDVGRHFTINRMLTFDSVQLRLEREQPLTFLEFNYMILQAYDFLELSRRAGCRLQMGGSDQWGNIVNGIELTRRVEGTEVFGVTTPLITNPDGSKMGKTARGAVWLNADMVGPYDYWQFWRNTDDSNVGVFLRRFTDLPMDEVRRLEGLQGADINQAKVVLATEATAMLHGREEAEKAERTAADTFAGGSSAGLPSLSTGGSISILAALTGLGFCASNGEAKRKIAEGAVKLDDQPVDDPAHTVVVSGDPVKLSLGKKKYGLLVP, encoded by the coding sequence ATGACCGAATACAGCTCCGACCTCCTGCGGCTGCTCGACGACCGCGGATACGTGCACCAGATGACCGACGCGGCCGGGCTCGACGCGCTCGCCAGCAAGGGCGTCGTGTCGGGCTATATCGGCTTCGACGCGACCGCGCCGAGCCTGCACGTGGGCAGTCTCGTGCAGATCATGTTGCTGCGTCGGCTGCAGCAGGCGGGCCACCGGCCGATCGTTCTGATGGGCGGCGGGACGACCAAGGTGGGCGATCCCACCGGCAAGGACGAAGCGCGCAAGCTGCTGACCGACGAGGATATCGCCACCAACATCGCCGGCATCCGCAAGGTGTTCGAACGCTTCCTGACCTTCGGCGACGGCCCGACCGACGCGATCATGGTCAACAACGACGACTGGCTGTCGAAGCTGGAATACATCCCGTTCCTGCGCGACGTCGGGCGGCACTTCACGATCAACCGCATGCTGACCTTTGACAGCGTCCAGTTGCGGCTGGAACGCGAGCAGCCGCTGACCTTCCTCGAATTCAACTACATGATCCTACAGGCCTACGATTTCCTTGAGCTATCGCGCCGTGCCGGCTGCCGCCTGCAGATGGGCGGGTCGGACCAGTGGGGGAACATCGTCAACGGGATCGAGCTGACGCGGCGGGTCGAAGGCACGGAGGTGTTCGGCGTGACCACCCCGCTGATCACCAACCCCGACGGGTCGAAGATGGGCAAGACGGCGCGCGGCGCGGTGTGGCTGAACGCCGACATGGTCGGCCCTTACGATTACTGGCAATTCTGGCGAAACACCGACGACAGCAACGTCGGCGTTTTCCTGCGGCGCTTTACCGATCTGCCGATGGACGAGGTCCGGCGGCTGGAAGGATTGCAGGGCGCGGACATCAACCAGGCCAAGGTCGTACTGGCAACGGAAGCGACGGCCATGCTGCACGGTCGCGAGGAGGCCGAAAAGGCCGAGCGCACCGCCGCCGATACATTCGCCGGCGGATCGAGTGCCGGCCTGCCCAGCCTGTCCACCGGTGGGTCGATCTCGATCCTCGCGGCGCTTACCGGGCTGGGCTTCTGCGCCTCGAACGGAGAAGCCAAACGCAAGATCGCGGAAGGTGCGGTGAAGCTTGACGATCAGCCGGTAGACGATCCCGCCCACACTGTCGTGGTGTCAGGGGACCCGGTGAAGCTGAGTCTGGGCAAAAAGAAATACGGCCTGCTCGTTCCCTAG
- the recG gene encoding ATP-dependent DNA helicase RecG, whose product MRPDILNPVFAEVETIPGVGPQVAKLLAKLGIGRIADLLYHLPTGVIERLKVPAASPSLIGRNVIVEVKPFEMRSPRSGRGPTRIVAEDREGNSISLVYFNNSGWAKKQLPIGEARIVSGKLEAYGDEWQIIHPDVVEAGKGPEPVAREPVYPLTEGVTNKRMRELAGEAIERAPELPEWIEPSLAAREAWRPWRSALADVHHEPDSRDPRRRLAYDEIFANQLALMLLRQSQRRHRTVPLPGTGALMGRLNLPYQLTGAQQRVIGEIHGDMAQQVPMLRLLQGDVGSGKTLVAVAAMLAAIESGAQAAMLAPTEILARQHFDTLSKQLHSLGVRVAILTGREKGRARESVLMGLADGSIDLLVGTHAIFQEKVAYRNLGLAVIDEQHRFGVSQRLLLSQKAERPPHLLVMTATPIPRTLTLTQYGEMDVSRIDEMPPGRTPIETRVISDEKLGEVIDGLGRHIEGNGQAYWVCPLVEESENSDAAAAEDRARILRQRFGDGNVGLVHGRMKGPEKDAVMAAFASGDLAVLVATTVIEVGVNVPNATLMIVEGAERFGLAQLHQLRGRVGRGTGKSICLLIRGPNLTESGRARLALMRESNDGFRIAEEDLRLRGPGEILGTRQSGEEGFRVASAEDVEDLAPIAQSDAQLLLERDGGLAGERGQAARICLYLFERDQAVGLIRSG is encoded by the coding sequence ATGCGCCCCGACATCCTCAACCCCGTATTCGCCGAGGTGGAGACGATCCCGGGCGTTGGGCCGCAGGTCGCCAAATTGCTGGCCAAGCTGGGCATCGGCCGCATCGCCGACTTGCTGTACCATCTGCCGACGGGTGTCATCGAACGGCTGAAGGTGCCGGCGGCAAGCCCGTCGCTGATCGGGCGCAACGTCATCGTCGAGGTGAAGCCGTTCGAAATGCGTTCGCCGCGCTCCGGGCGCGGGCCGACGCGGATTGTCGCCGAGGACCGCGAGGGCAATTCGATCAGCCTTGTCTATTTCAATAATTCGGGCTGGGCGAAGAAGCAGCTACCGATCGGCGAGGCGCGGATCGTGTCGGGCAAGCTCGAAGCGTATGGCGACGAATGGCAGATCATCCATCCCGACGTGGTGGAGGCAGGCAAGGGGCCGGAGCCGGTGGCGCGCGAGCCGGTCTATCCGCTGACCGAGGGCGTCACCAACAAGCGAATGCGCGAACTCGCCGGGGAGGCGATCGAACGCGCCCCGGAATTGCCCGAATGGATCGAGCCGAGCCTGGCGGCGCGCGAAGCCTGGCGGCCGTGGCGTTCAGCGCTGGCCGACGTCCATCACGAGCCCGACAGCCGCGATCCGCGGCGGCGGCTGGCCTATGACGAGATCTTCGCCAACCAGTTGGCGCTGATGCTGCTGCGGCAGTCGCAGCGGCGGCACCGCACCGTGCCGCTGCCCGGGACCGGAGCGCTGATGGGACGGCTCAATCTGCCGTACCAGCTGACCGGCGCGCAGCAGCGGGTGATCGGCGAAATCCACGGCGATATGGCCCAGCAGGTGCCGATGCTGCGCCTGCTGCAGGGCGACGTCGGGTCGGGCAAGACGCTGGTCGCGGTGGCGGCGATGCTCGCGGCCATCGAAAGCGGCGCGCAGGCGGCGATGCTGGCGCCGACCGAAATCCTGGCCCGTCAGCATTTCGATACGTTGAGCAAGCAGCTCCATTCGCTTGGCGTGCGGGTGGCGATCCTGACCGGCCGGGAAAAAGGCCGGGCGCGGGAAAGCGTCCTGATGGGGCTTGCCGACGGGTCGATCGACCTGCTGGTCGGCACGCACGCCATTTTCCAGGAAAAGGTCGCCTACCGGAACCTCGGCCTTGCGGTGATCGACGAACAGCACCGCTTCGGCGTTTCGCAGCGCCTGCTGCTGTCGCAAAAGGCCGAACGGCCTCCGCATCTGCTGGTGATGACGGCAACGCCCATCCCGCGCACGCTGACGCTGACTCAATATGGGGAGATGGACGTCAGCCGGATCGACGAGATGCCGCCAGGCCGGACCCCGATCGAAACGCGGGTCATCAGCGATGAAAAGCTGGGCGAGGTGATCGACGGTTTGGGGCGGCACATCGAGGGCAATGGACAGGCTTATTGGGTCTGCCCGCTGGTCGAGGAAAGCGAGAATAGCGACGCTGCAGCGGCCGAGGACCGGGCGCGAATCCTTCGCCAGCGGTTCGGCGACGGCAATGTCGGCCTGGTTCATGGGCGAATGAAGGGCCCGGAGAAGGATGCGGTGATGGCCGCCTTCGCATCGGGCGATCTGGCCGTGCTGGTCGCGACGACCGTTATCGAAGTCGGTGTCAACGTGCCCAATGCGACCCTGATGATCGTCGAGGGCGCCGAGCGATTCGGGCTGGCGCAGCTGCACCAGTTGCGCGGACGCGTCGGGCGCGGAACGGGCAAGAGCATCTGTCTGCTGATCCGCGGTCCGAACCTGACCGAAAGCGGGCGCGCGCGGCTGGCGCTGATGCGGGAGAGCAACGATGGTTTCCGCATCGCGGAGGAGGATTTGCGGCTGCGCGGGCCGGGCGAGATCCTTGGCACGCGCCAATCCGGCGAAGAGGGCTTTCGTGTGGCCTCGGCGGAAGATGTCGAGGACCTTGCCCCCATCGCGCAAAGCGACGCGCAATTGCTGCTTGAACGCGACGGCGGCTTGGCCGGCGAGCGCGGCCAGGCGGCGCGCATTTGCCTGTACCTGTTCGAGCGCGACCAGGCGGTCGGGCTCATCCGCTCCGGCTGA
- a CDS encoding DMT family transporter — protein sequence MQLLIPILLVFIAGGMVALQAPTNAMLAKAGGSPVLAALISFVVGTIALLVVWLGSGNRPGSAAFAGLPWFAWIGGLYGAIFVAVAAFAAPKIGLASLITIGIAGQIAMALALDHVGALGLAREPINLGRVLGAILVLAGVVLVRRS from the coding sequence GTGCAATTGCTGATCCCAATCCTGCTCGTGTTCATCGCCGGCGGGATGGTCGCGCTCCAGGCGCCGACCAACGCCATGCTCGCCAAGGCGGGCGGCTCGCCGGTGCTTGCCGCGCTGATTTCCTTCGTCGTCGGCACCATCGCACTGCTCGTCGTGTGGCTCGGCAGCGGCAATCGCCCGGGCAGCGCGGCGTTCGCCGGCTTGCCGTGGTTCGCGTGGATCGGCGGTCTTTACGGCGCGATCTTCGTCGCCGTTGCCGCCTTCGCCGCGCCGAAGATCGGGCTGGCATCGCTGATCACGATCGGAATCGCGGGGCAGATCGCGATGGCGCTCGCGCTCGACCATGTCGGTGCGTTGGGACTGGCGCGGGAACCGATCAATCTCGGCAGGGTGCTCGGCGCGATTCTGGTGCTGGCCGGCGTGGTATTGGTGCGCAGGAGCTAG
- a CDS encoding exo-beta-N-acetylmuramidase NamZ family protein — translation MTFFGIDRLLADPDLRKPLEGKRVALVAHPASVTADLTHSLDALVAAGVNVTAAFGPQHGLRGDKQDNMIESDDYTDPVHNIPVFSLYGEVRRPTSQMLSTFDVVLIDLQDLGCRIYTFITTLLYVLQAGAETGKSVWVLDRPNPAGRPVEGLTLRGGWESFVGAGPIPMRHGLTLGELGHWFIDHFKLDVDYRVIEMAGWQPDAAPGFGWPEDRIWINPSPNAANLNMARCYAGTVMLEGATLSEGRGTTRPLELFGAPDIDPKRIIAEMEGTAPDWLAGCKLREINFEPTFHKHVGKLCNGVQIHAEGGFYDHRAFKPWRLQSLAFRAIRTIQPDYDLWRDFPYEYAFGKLPIDVINGSPLLREWVDGQGSEPGDLDALAGADEAAWRDQMRPVLLYGQENE, via the coding sequence ATGACCTTTTTCGGAATCGACCGGCTGCTGGCCGACCCGGACCTGCGCAAGCCGCTGGAGGGCAAGCGCGTCGCCCTTGTAGCTCATCCGGCGTCGGTGACCGCAGACCTGACCCACAGCCTCGACGCGCTGGTTGCGGCGGGCGTCAACGTCACCGCCGCTTTCGGTCCGCAACACGGCCTGCGCGGCGACAAGCAGGACAATATGATCGAGTCGGACGATTACACCGACCCGGTCCACAACATCCCCGTCTTCAGCCTCTACGGCGAAGTCCGCCGCCCCACGTCGCAGATGCTGTCGACTTTCGATGTCGTCCTCATCGACCTGCAGGACCTTGGCTGTCGCATCTACACCTTCATCACGACCCTGCTCTACGTACTGCAGGCGGGGGCGGAGACCGGCAAGAGCGTTTGGGTGCTCGACCGGCCCAACCCGGCCGGTCGTCCGGTCGAGGGGCTGACCCTTCGCGGAGGGTGGGAAAGCTTCGTTGGCGCGGGTCCGATCCCGATGCGCCACGGACTGACGCTGGGCGAACTCGGCCATTGGTTCATCGATCACTTCAAGCTCGACGTCGATTATCGCGTGATCGAGATGGCGGGTTGGCAGCCCGATGCGGCGCCCGGCTTCGGCTGGCCCGAAGACCGCATCTGGATCAACCCAAGCCCCAATGCCGCCAACCTCAACATGGCGCGCTGCTATGCCGGGACGGTCATGCTGGAAGGCGCGACGCTGAGCGAGGGGCGGGGCACGACCCGCCCGCTGGAACTGTTCGGGGCGCCGGACATCGATCCCAAGCGCATCATTGCGGAAATGGAGGGTACGGCGCCCGACTGGCTCGCCGGCTGCAAGCTGCGCGAGATCAATTTCGAACCCACTTTCCACAAGCATGTCGGCAAGCTGTGCAACGGGGTGCAGATCCATGCCGAGGGCGGGTTCTACGATCACCGCGCCTTCAAGCCGTGGCGCCTGCAAAGCCTGGCGTTCAGGGCGATCCGCACGATCCAGCCCGATTACGATCTGTGGCGCGACTTCCCGTACGAATATGCATTCGGAAAGCTGCCCATCGACGTCATAAACGGCTCGCCGTTACTGCGCGAGTGGGTCGACGGCCAGGGATCGGAGCCGGGCGATCTCGATGCGCTTGCCGGGGCGGACGAAGCGGCATGGCGGGACCAGATGCGGCCGGTCCTGCTTTACGGACAAGAGAACGAATGA